The genomic interval AGTTCAAACGGGTGCTGGTAAATCCGCCCGTCGTCAAGTTCAAATTCTGTCTTGGTTACTCGTGTGACCATCGCTCGTTTCATCCTTCACCTCCAATTATACTAAAAGATTTTGGTAGTGTCAAGTAGATTGTAGTAGATTATTCGCTAACTGCCCCCACCCCTTTTAGAAAGTTTTTTTATTTTTTTTTAGTTAGGAGCAACCACTAGAATCACCGCATACCTCACAATAATAGCAAGTTCCTTTCCTAATCATCATATGCCCGCAGTTAGGGCAAGGTGGTCCTTGCTTATTATGGTCTTGCTTCTTATCGTGATTACCATTCATAAAGTAGTTATCTAAGAATTTGGCTACATAATCGATAGGGGAAAGTGCGGTAGGGATATCCTTATTACTAGTAAATCCGTTAGGTTGGAATTCCTTATATCTGAATTGCCGAATGAAGTCTTGCAAGGGAACTCCATATTGTAGTGCAATTGATACCGCTATAGCCCAGTTACTTAACAGGGCATCATAAGTGCCTCCACCTGAGGCAGTCAAAAATATCTCACCTAGTTGTCCATCTTCAAACATGCCTAACATTAAATAATGTTTTTGCCCACCTATAGTGAATTTATGAATTAAAGCACGAGAACGTGTATCGGGCAATTCACGCCGTATTGGTGCATGTATATGGCTTGTATCTTTGGCTTCTTGCGTTATTATAGGCTGTGATCGTGAACCATCACGATAAAAGGCCGCTGCTTTAATTCCTAATTTATGGGCATTAATTATAGCATTGTAAATGTCATCAATAGTAGCGTCATTAGGGAAAGAGATAGTCTTTGATATAGCGCCACTTAAAAATGGCTGTACTGCAGCCATCATACGCAAATGTCCGTTATAATCAATACTACGTGTAGAGGTTTCGCCCACATAAGCGCAATCAAACACGCTAAGGTGTTCTGGCTTTACTATATTACATCCTTCTATAGTCTTATGTTCCAGTATATAATTCAGTACTCCTTCAATTTGGGCTTCTTTATAACTAAGTGCACGTAATGCGTTGCCCACTTCGGGATTGACCAGTTTCATCGTACCTCCTCCTACAAGCTGCTTCCACTTTATTAACGCAATTTCAGGTTCTATGCCAGTAGTTTGAGCATCCATTAAGAAAGAGATTGTGCCTGTAGGAGCCAAAAGCGTGACCTGGGCATTACGTATTAAATGCTTGCTAGCATAATATTTAGCAGTATACCAGCTTTTACTAGCACTGTCAATAATATATTGGGTTCTATCATCTGTTACTGATTCAGCAAGTTGCTCATGCGCATGTATATGATGAGCAATAACTTGTGCAATAGCCGATTGAGCGCAAGTCTCAAACGCACTCTTCTCTTGTGCAATAGTTCCCGATTGAGCATAAGCCGTAGCTGTCATTAAAGAAGTAATAGCAGCGGCTATACGATTGCTATCTACGGCATCGTAAGGTTTACCCATTCGCATCAATATAGTATGCAGATTCGTAAACCCTAATCCTAAAGGCCGATATTTAATAGAATTATCTTTTATCTCTTCAGTTGGGTAATATGCTTTATCAATGATAATATCCTGCGCCAGAATCAATATACGAATCGTATGTTGAAACCCTTCAACGTCAAAATGCCCATTGTCATCAACAAATTTGCCTAAATTAATGCTAGCTAGGTTGCAAGAACTATTGTCAATGAAAACAAATTCCGAGCAAGGATTGGAGGCATTAATTGGAGCTACATTAGGAATGGTATGCCATTTGTTAATATTATCTGAAAATTGCACGCCGGGTTCGCCGCAAAAATACGCTGCTTCAGCAATCTTTCTTAACACCTCTCGTGCTTTATAGGTATGGATTGTCTTGTTTGTAGTTATCGCATTTGTGGTATATTCTTCGTCATTAGTTACCGCTTGCATGAAACTATCTGGAATTCTCACGCTATGGTTTGCATTTTGAAATTGTAAGCTAGAATAAGCACCATTAGGATCTGTATAATCGGCCGAATATCCTGCTGCTATTAATGCTTGGGCTTTCTTCTCTTCCTCCACCTTACAAGTAATAAATCCCGCTCCTCCGTCAGCTGTTTGCAAAATATCCGGATGATCAATGTCTAGAATACGTATGCTAGCTGCACGACGTGTCCTACCTCCCGACTGAATAACACCTGCGAATGCATCCAAGCCTTTCATGAAGGATACAGGGCCCGAAGCCCAGCCCCCTCCACTCAAAG from Candidatus Cloacimonadota bacterium carries:
- a CDS encoding vitamin B12-dependent ribonucleotide reductase, which codes for MKIERKFTHSAVDYQQMFVHNSSDVTITDINGEVKFAQRNVEHPAEWSNNAVTIAASKYFYGNIGDNTRETSVFSMVERVVNQITEWGIMQEYFDDAQEAENFRQELGFICLNQMAAFNSPVWFNFGTPDNRHRQASACFIQNVSDTMESIMQLTTNEALIFKGGSGSGVNLSPLRSSYEPLSGGGWASGPVSFMKGLDAFAGVIQSGGRTRRAASIRILDIDHPDILQTADGGAGFITCKVEEEKKAQALIAAGYSADYTDPNGAYSSLQFQNANHSVRIPDSFMQAVTNDEEYTTNAITTNKTIHTYKAREVLRKIAEAAYFCGEPGVQFSDNINKWHTIPNVAPINASNPCSEFVFIDNSSCNLASINLGKFVDDNGHFDVEGFQHTIRILILAQDIIIDKAYYPTEEIKDNSIKYRPLGLGFTNLHTILMRMGKPYDAVDSNRIAAAITSLMTATAYAQSGTIAQEKSAFETCAQSAIAQVIAHHIHAHEQLAESVTDDRTQYIIDSASKSWYTAKYYASKHLIRNAQVTLLAPTGTISFLMDAQTTGIEPEIALIKWKQLVGGGTMKLVNPEVGNALRALSYKEAQIEGVLNYILEHKTIEGCNIVKPEHLSVFDCAYVGETSTRSIDYNGHLRMMAAVQPFLSGAISKTISFPNDATIDDIYNAIINAHKLGIKAAAFYRDGSRSQPIITQEAKDTSHIHAPIRRELPDTRSRALIHKFTIGGQKHYLMLGMFEDGQLGEIFLTASGGGTYDALLSNWAIAVSIALQYGVPLQDFIRQFRYKEFQPNGFTSNKDIPTALSPIDYVAKFLDNYFMNGNHDKKQDHNKQGPPCPNCGHMMIRKGTCYYCEVCGDSSGCS